Proteins from one Triticum aestivum cultivar Chinese Spring chromosome 7A, IWGSC CS RefSeq v2.1, whole genome shotgun sequence genomic window:
- the LOC123149962 gene encoding blue copper protein 1b has product MEARMATAAVLVLLALVHVVPEACRAERFVVGDAARWTWGYNYTDWVIRKGPFFQDDSLVFTYDPPNATTHAHSVYMMRNLADYQSCNLKTAKLVAGVTEGAGAGFEFVLKKRKMHYFVCGERQGLHCTAGQMKFIVKPKSSVCRD; this is encoded by the exons ATGGAGGCGAGGATGGCAACGGCGGCGGTGCTCGTGCTGCTGGCGCTGGTGCACGTCGTCCCGGAGGCGTGCCGGGCGGAGCGGTTCGTCGTCGGCGACGCGGCGCGGTGGACGTGGGGGTACAACTACACCGACTGGGTCATCAGGAAGGGCCCCTTCTTCCAGGACGACAGCCTCG TGTTCACTTACGACCCGCCGAACGCGACGACGCACGCGCACAGCGTGTACATGATGCGGAACCTGGCCGACTACCAGTCCTGCAACCTCAAGACGGCCAAGCTGGTGGCCGGCGTGACGGAGGGCGCCGGCGCGGGCTTCGAGTTCGTCCTCAAGAAGCGCAAGATGCACTACTTCGTCTGCGGCGAGCGCCAAGGCCTCCACTGCACCGCCGGCCAGATGAAGTTCATCGTCAAGCCCAAGAGCTCCGTCTGCCGTGACTGA
- the LOC123149587 gene encoding peptidyl-prolyl cis-trans isomerase CYP40, with translation MEGGGEGAAPAPAAAAAEVKNPRCFMDITIGGEMEGRIVIELYASVVPRTAENFRAHCTGEKGVGASGKPLHYKGSYFHRIIKGFMVQGGDFTAGDGTGGESIYGSKFEDENFILKHERKGILSMANSGPNTNGSQFFITTTRTPHLDGKHVVFARVIKGMGVVRSCEHIPVGEADRPTVDAVIAECGELPEGADDGVVNFFKDGDMYPDWPNDLDEKPTEVSWWMEAVESAKAFGNDNFKKQDYKTALRKYRKALRYLDVCWEKEEIDEEKSSALRKTKSIILTNSSACKMKLGDLKGALLDADFALRETEGNAKAFFRQGQAHIALNDIDAAVESFQHALDLEPNDGAIKRELAAAKKKISNRRDKERKAYARMFQP, from the exons ATGGAGGGCGGAGGCGAGGGCGCAGCGCCGgccccagcggcggcggcggcggaggtgaaaaACCCGAGGTGCTTCATGGACATCACCATCGGCGGCGAGATGGAGGGGAGGATCGTCATAGAGCTGTACGCGTCCGTGGTCCCGCGGACGGCGGAGAATTTCCGCGCGCACTGCACCGGCGAGAAGGGCGTCGGCGCCTCCGGCAAGCCGCTTCACTATAAG GGATCGTACTTCCATCGCATTATCAAAGGTTTTATGGTACAAGGTGGAGATTTTACTGCTGGTGATGGAACAGGAGGGGAGTCGATTTATGGATCGAAATTTGAGGACGAGAATTTTATTTTAAAGCATGAGAGGAAGGGAATATTATCTATGGCTAATTCTGGCCCCAACACAAATGGATCTCAATTTTTCATCACTACCACCAGAACACCTCATTTAGATGGGAAACATGTAGTTTTTGCGAGAGTAATAAAGGGAATGGGTGTGGTTCGCTCTTGTGAGCACATTCCTGTAGGAGAAGCCGACCGTCCCACAGTTGATGCCGTAATTGCTGAATGTGGGGAACTTCCTGAAGGTGCAGATGATGGAGTTGTGAACTTTTTCAAGGATGGTGACATGTATCCTGACTGGCCAAATGATCTCGATGAGAAGCCTACAGAGGTTTCATGGTGGATGGAAGCTGTGGAGTCTGCTAAGGCTTTTGGGAATGATAATTTCAAG AAACAGGATTATAAGACGGCCCTGAGGAAGTACAGGAAAGCTCTGCGCTACTTGGATGTTTGCTGGGAGAAAGAAGAGATAGATGAAG AGAAGAGCTCAGCACTGCGGAAGACCAAGTCCATAATACTCACGAATAGCTCT GCATGCAAAATGAAGCTGGGAGATTTGAAGGGTGCTTTGTTGGATGCAGATTTTGCGCTACGTGAAACAGAGGGCAATGCTAAGGCCTTTTTCCGACAAGGACAG GCACACATAGCACTTAATGACATTGATGCAGCGGTGGAGAGCTTCCAGCATGCATTGGACTTGGAGCCGAACGATG GAGCAATTAAACGCGAGCTGGCTGCTGCAAAGAAGAAG ATCTCCAACAGGAGAGATAAGGAGCGCAAGGCGTACGCCAGGATGTTCCAACCTTAA
- the LOC123153169 gene encoding pentatricopeptide repeat-containing protein At5g18475 — protein sequence MIGRAACFKLRPATAGRQGCGGGDRQAPPPPPAAMKPPPLPAPARAPPLPWISPLQYRSPTRAAPASPPPPPPPPSSPPPRRVDHPDLARLIASSQSGQRALDLFNAAAEQRGFSHTASTFSALLIRLARARLPSATTAVLRRAASAPCRFLEPHLLPLLRLLPPDHALALLRLLPSLLHRRRVSHKALAVCLDRLVSSRCPDVLADLIADLRDPRNKYLPAPNTCVYNILIKHYIKNGDSETAFRVLDEMREYTCGDVRPNLVTYSTLLGGLCRAGKMKEAFELFEGMIEKDHIVPDQLTYNLIIDGFCRLGQVEKARTIFGFMRKNECEPNAFNYATLINGHCKKGEVEDAKLVFEEMRTAGVEPDAVSYTALIGCLCRHGTVDEGINLLMEMREKGCKADVVTYNLLLEGLCKDGRMAEVMDLLGRLPEEGVQLNVASYRIVMNTLCSSGDMEKAVGLLGLMLRRGFLPHYAASNKLLIGLCDVGRVADATAALYGLAKFGFMPEASCWAKLIEAVCRDRKLRRSVELLDVLITGG from the exons ATGATCGGCCGTGCCGCCTGTTTCAAGCTGCGACCTGCGACCGCCGGCAGGCAGGGATGTG GCGGCGGCGACCGACAAGCACCCCCTCCGCCGCCGGCGGCCATGAAGCCCCCGCCCCTGCCGGCGCCCGCCAGAGCCCCGCCGCTCCCGTGGATCTCCCCGCTCCAGTACCGCAGCCCCACCCGCGCCGCGCCCGcctccccgcccccgcccccgccgccgccctcctctcccccGCCGCGCCGCGTCGACCACCCGGACCTCGCGCGCCTCATCGCCTCCTCGCAGTCCGGGCAGCGCGCGCTCGACCTCTTCAACGCCGCCGCGGAGCAGCGCGGGTTCTCGCACACCGCGTCCACCTTCTCCGCGCTCCTCATCCGCCTCGCGCGCGCCCGCCTCCCGTCCGCCACCACCGCagtcctccgccgcgccgcctccgcGCCCTGCCGCTTCCTCGAGCCGCACCTCCTgccgctcctccgcctcctcccgccCGACCACGCCCTCGCGCTCCTCCGCCTCCTGCCGtcgctcctccaccgccgccgcgtcTCGCACAAGGCCCTCGCCGTCTGCCTCGACCGACTCGTCTCCTCCCGCTGCCCCGACGTCCTCGCCGACCTCATAGCCGACCTGCGCGACCCCCGGAACAAGTACCTCCCCGCTCCCAACACCTGCGTCTACAACATCCTCATCAAGCACTACATCAAGAACGGCGACTCCGAGACCGCCTTCAGGGTGCTCGATGAAATGCGTGAGTACACCTGCGGCGATGTGAGGCCAAACCTGGTCACCTATTCGACATTGTTGGGTGGGCTCTGTCGTGCTGGTAAGATGAAGGAAGCGTTTGAGCTATTCGAGGGGATGATCGAGAAAGACCACATCGTGCCGGACCAGCTGACATACAATCTGATCATCGACGGATTCTGCCGTCTGGGGCAGGTGGAGAAGGCACGGACAATCTTTGGATTTATGAGGAAGAATGAGTGTGAGCCAAATGCTTTCAACTACGCAACTCTTATAAATGGACACTGCAAGAAAGGGGAAGTGGAGGATGCAAAGCTGGTGTTCGAGGAGATGAGGACTGCTGGGGTGGAACCAGACGCCGTCAGCTACACGGCATTGATCGGGTGCCTTTGTAGACATGGGACTGTCGATGAGGGGATCAATCTTCTGATGGAGATGAGGGAGAAGGGATGCAAGGCTGATGTTGTCACATACAATCTGCTGCTTGAAGGGCTGTGCAAAGATGGGCGGATGGCAGAAGTGATGGACTTGCTTGGGAGGTTGCCAGAGGAAGGAGTTCAGTTGAACGTCGCAAGCTATCGGATTGTGATGAATACTCTGTGCTCAAGTGGAGATATGGAGAAGGCCGTTGGCTTGCTGGGATTAATGCTCAGAAGAGGGTTTTTGCCGCACTATGCAGCCTCAAACAAACTTTTGATCGGTCTGTGCGATGTTGGGCGAGTGGCAGATGCGACAGCTGCATTGTATGGATTGGCCAAATTTGGGTTCATGCCAGAGGCTAGTTGTTGGGCAAAGCTGATTGAGGCTGTGTGCCGGGACAGAAAACTTAGGAGATCTGTTGAGCTTCTGGATGTCTTAATTACGGGAGGGTGA